Proteins encoded in a region of the Magallana gigas chromosome 8, xbMagGiga1.1, whole genome shotgun sequence genome:
- the LOC105322991 gene encoding uncharacterized protein isoform X1 yields MAVRLSLSSAPEMQTIGNSIDLVNKKKFVSPKTLLRRQRKRSLSSSSSSSSSSSSSSSSSSSSSSESASSVDAGMASDEVDSSNSCELCYLQEVLVTMVTFAASRKQRDGYYHVVSSVGEGVSEIRKYDRIIRVDGNDVKDSDFNAFKCALNSEVESLKKSSKKRLKLTLWRWNTSSKISEITVQLNFKGEKSCEFNEGELWHTRKHEPLQRTGPGFQSCIKIEGENPGTYVRFQPETKTLTGMGIKKEELQFYLFNFTFYKCIIYLDKRPVVRYICTITCRADDQVYDVVADLDNREIMIQIQQPISPEDPDNRFFIFYELDDENNVYELFLYANQCVKYSHNERTLKINELGMSKPKSKRSFIRPKPSFLFDVPAMDTKSAKQCLHRFRERTSFFCCLHSQPEEVDNVTSLEYLPCNEFRLKSENSVIEEMDEINGNGENADQCTSTL; encoded by the exons ATGGCGGTAAGACTATCGCTGTCGTCTGCTCCTGAGATGCAGACGATAGGAAATTCCATCGATCTtgtgaataaaaagaaatttgtgtCGCCGAAGACTCTTCTGCGCAGACAGCGAAAGCGGTCATTGTCTTCGTCGTCGTCGTCTTCTTCTTCGTCGTCGTCTTCTTCTTCTTCGTCATCATCCTCTTCCAGCGAATCGGCG AGTTCTGTGGACGCTGGGATGGCCAGTGACGAAGTGGACAGTTCCAATTCCTGTGAGTTGTGTTATCTCCAGGAAGTTTTGGTTACCATGGTAACCTTTGCTGCTTCACGGAAACAGCGTGATGGATACTACCATGTGGTCAGCAGTGTCGGAGAGGGCGTTTCTGAAATTAG GAAATATGATCGAATAATTCGAGTCGATGGAAATGATGTAAAGGACTCAGACTTCAATGCTTTTAAATGTGCCCTAAATTCAGAGGTGGAAAGTCTGAAAAAATCTTCCAAAAAGCGATTAAAACTG ACATTGTGGCGTTGGAATACATCGTCGAAAATATCAGAAATCACAGTGCAATTGAACTTCAAAGGCGAGAAAAGTTGCGAG TTTAATGAGGGCGAATTGTGGCATACTCGAAAACATGAACCTCTCCAGCGGACGGGACCCGGCTTCCAGAGCTGTATAAAAATCGAAGGAGAAAACCCGGGAACATATGTTCGATTTCAGCCGGAAACAAAAACCCTGACAGGCATGGGAATAAAAAAAGAGGAATTACAGTTCT ATTTGTTCAATTTCACGTTTTACAAGTGTATAATCTATTTGGATAAACGTCCTGTGGTGCGGTACATCTGCACAATAACCTGCCGCGCAGACGATCAAGTCTATGACGTAGTGGCGGATCTCGACAACAGAGAAATAATGATTCAG ATTCAACAACCGATATCACCTGAAGATCCAGACAATcgtttctttattttctatgAACTTGATGATGAAAACAACGTATACGAACTTTTCTTATACGCAA ATCAGTGTGTGAAGTATAGCCATAACGAAAGGACGCTCAAAATCAACGAACTCGGAATGTCAAAACCCAAGTCCAAAAGATCGTTCATTAGGCCCAAGCCAAGTTTTCTATTCGACGTTCCCGCAATGGACACGAAATCAGCAAAGCAATGCTTACATCGATTCAGAGAAAGAACCTCATTCTTCTGTTGCTTGCATTCTCAGCCAGAGGAGGTTGACAACGTGACCTCGTTGGAGTATTTGCCTTGTAATGAATTTAGGCTAAAGAGCGAGAACTCGGTTATTGAAGAAATGGACGAAATAAATGGCAACGGGGAAAATGCTGACCAATGCACTAGCAcattataa
- the LOC105322991 gene encoding uncharacterized protein isoform X4, with amino-acid sequence MAVRLSLSSAPEMQTIGNSIDLVNKKKFVSPKTLLRRQRKRSLSSSSSSSSSSSSSSSSSSSSSSESASSVDAGMASDEVDSSNSCELCYLQEVLVTMVTFAASRKQRDGYYHVVSSVGEGVSEIRKYDRIIRVDGNDVKDSDFNAFKCALNSEVESLKKSSKKRLKLTLWRWNTSSKISEITVQLNFKGEKSCEFNEGELWHTRKHEPLQRTGPGFQSCIKIEGENPGTYVRFQPETKTLTGMGIKKEELQFYLFNFTFYKCIIYLDKRPVVRYICTITCRADDQVYDVVADLDNREIMIQISV; translated from the exons ATGGCGGTAAGACTATCGCTGTCGTCTGCTCCTGAGATGCAGACGATAGGAAATTCCATCGATCTtgtgaataaaaagaaatttgtgtCGCCGAAGACTCTTCTGCGCAGACAGCGAAAGCGGTCATTGTCTTCGTCGTCGTCGTCTTCTTCTTCGTCGTCGTCTTCTTCTTCTTCGTCATCATCCTCTTCCAGCGAATCGGCG AGTTCTGTGGACGCTGGGATGGCCAGTGACGAAGTGGACAGTTCCAATTCCTGTGAGTTGTGTTATCTCCAGGAAGTTTTGGTTACCATGGTAACCTTTGCTGCTTCACGGAAACAGCGTGATGGATACTACCATGTGGTCAGCAGTGTCGGAGAGGGCGTTTCTGAAATTAG GAAATATGATCGAATAATTCGAGTCGATGGAAATGATGTAAAGGACTCAGACTTCAATGCTTTTAAATGTGCCCTAAATTCAGAGGTGGAAAGTCTGAAAAAATCTTCCAAAAAGCGATTAAAACTG ACATTGTGGCGTTGGAATACATCGTCGAAAATATCAGAAATCACAGTGCAATTGAACTTCAAAGGCGAGAAAAGTTGCGAG TTTAATGAGGGCGAATTGTGGCATACTCGAAAACATGAACCTCTCCAGCGGACGGGACCCGGCTTCCAGAGCTGTATAAAAATCGAAGGAGAAAACCCGGGAACATATGTTCGATTTCAGCCGGAAACAAAAACCCTGACAGGCATGGGAATAAAAAAAGAGGAATTACAGTTCT ATTTGTTCAATTTCACGTTTTACAAGTGTATAATCTATTTGGATAAACGTCCTGTGGTGCGGTACATCTGCACAATAACCTGCCGCGCAGACGATCAAGTCTATGACGTAGTGGCGGATCTCGACAACAGAGAAATAATGATTCAG ATCAGTGTGTGA
- the LOC105322988 gene encoding ATP-dependent RNA helicase DHX58, which produces MASSSIGFPSCSELDPQSMQDKCSFLGEGEKLGSSLFKEEPSPRDAVEPIDSKSKKELSPQTSGQAMALQVPSKLHQAPAICSMKAVDHYPSLDNPDYMLSSLEPEDEDEVPHFIRLYRPMIVKCVDCVPLLPQLRDIIDSQGERNKIKNTSKIDGPEAGMDLFLKVLEKKVSHRDRWFRFVDAIKNADFEYVAKVLEKQEIINTAIYTTQARLIDIFAHVIYKKLKPSEILVDLFAQKVLNRETFDAVRRDEEHNGESSATIVLIDNIWRFHRNWFNIFLEVLCKHKYKDIVKEIDPSFLEKREMKLKESSENSSDSLDMEKIDGDTDSKSSLLKREFSSNSLSPSKQEADKNSSIQENYLSDTFEAPTSVNNLSGNTLQESLDLEVDQLTQNLDRSLMEDSEQTNRKLVEDDGSLQSSNVSRRLQMTTTDTRSLQSNTDNNMGSMVGVDSLAVMNVCQSLDREVESAVNRPNIIRSSMAESLLESNKQVNLDDSDDEEESIGPVKELELRSYQMELARPSLEGKNSVIVAPTGSGKTHVALYIIKHHMESIKSIRHPKVIFLVEQSALAEQQGKQCTTYLPCKVKVITGESQRNERMKSLNEWIARRDLLVVTAQILLNALRDGIVSVTDFSLMVFDECHHTNDNHSYNMIMNRYLDIKLQDRERAKTLPMIVGMTASVGVGKATEDMKAKRHIEKVLANMDAEMIVTVTENIMELKKYVNIPKQKLYKVTKREKDHFGTLLHKLMDATEKYMKNSKYLEQVRKPDTVLKPPLEKGSDQYTQWVSMLWRETAKIQDQVAGRFFDTCRKYLDLYNKALIIYKDARPSDALSFILKELRKWEQTVIPDETELKMKRMFDKTKPTLEKLIDDPKHRNPKLMALRRMIGDYFKENPDARVIVFVKTRELVKAIETYMKETEELRILNPIQFVGVQANKESGGMTKVEQDEILELFKEGNHKVIIATSVAEEGLDIQKCSLVVRYDHVTNEIAMVQSRGRGRAEDSKYVVLASEDSNTIKKEELNQMREIMMNRAIERVRAELSTDKEAVLRRVREIQQAEKVARDIALKNRKAAQANLGEFKITCNPCRNFICMSTDIKKIENAHHAAINEDIMENVKVISSVPDFENDVISCGAGKVFCKKCGNPVGNVSIYKNAQFCILKCECLIMIDSAGNGITKKRWKQAPFMVPPLTPSDLERRIQGEKYIEC; this is translated from the exons ATGGCCTCGAGTAGCATTGGTTTTCCCAGCTGTTCTGAACTTGATCCTCAGAGTATGCAGGACAAATGTAGTTTTCTTGGAGAGGGTGAAAAATTAGGGAGTTCTCTGTTCAAAGAGGAGCCGAGTCCAAGAGATGCTGTAGAACCAATTGATTCCaaaagtaaaaaagaattatCCCCACAGACTAGTGGTCAGGCCATGGCCTTGCAGGTACCGTCCAAATTACACCAGGCACCAGCCATTTGTTCCATGAAAGCTGTTGACCATTATCCAAGTCTGGACAATCCTGATTACATGCTGTCCTCCCTGGAGCCAGAAGATGAGGATGAGGTTCCACATTTCATACGGTTGTACAGGCCCATGATTGTTAAATGTGTGGATTGTGTCCCATTACTTCCTCAGCTCAGAGATATAATTGATAGCCAAG gagaaagaaacaaaataaagaatacttcaaaaattgacGGGCCAGAGGCTGGCATGgatttgtttttgaaagttttggaaaaaaaagtcAGCCATCGTGATCGTTGGTTCCGCTTTGTTGATGCTATAAAAAATGCAG attttgaatATGTTGCAAAGGTTTTAGAGAAACAGGAAATAATTAACACAGCAATTTACACAACACAGGCCCGTCTCATTGACATTTTTGCCCACGTCATCTACAAAAAGCTGAAGCCAAGTGAAATCCTTGTGGATTTGTTTGCCCAAAAAGTCTTAAACAGAGAGACGTTTGACGCAGTGAGGCGTGATGAGgaacacaatggagagtcatcAGCGACCATCGTCCTTATTGATAATATATGGCGATTTCATAGAAATTGGTTCAATATCTTTCTAGAGGTTCTCTGCAAACATAAATACAAAGATATAGTGAAGGAGATTGATCCTTCATTTTTAGAGA AAagagaaatgaaattaaaggAAAGCAGTGAGAATAGTTCAGATTCCTTGGATATGGAGAAAATAGATGGGGACACTGACTCTAAATCCAGCCTTTTGAAGAGAGAGTTCTCCAGCAACTCACTTTCTCCCAGCAAGCAGGAAGCAGATAAAAACAGCTCCATTCAGGAAAACTATCTTTCTG atACATTTGAAGCTCCAACATCAGTGAACAACTTGAGTGGAAACACCTTGCAAGAGAGTCTGGACTTAGAAGTTGACCAGCTGACCCAGAATCTGGACAGATCCCTGATGGAGGACTCCGAGCAGACGAACAGGAAGCTAGTGGAGGATGATGGGAGTTTACAGTCAAGCAACGTCAGCAGAAGGTTGCAGATGACGACCACAGACACCAGGAGTTTACAATCGAATACAGACAACAACATGGGAAGTATGGTGGGGGTTGACTCACTGGCTGTGATGAATGTTTGCCAGAGCTTGGACAGAGAAGTGGAGTCCGCAGTTAACAGACCGAATATCATCAGAAGCA GTATGGCTGAAAGCTTACTGGAATCGAACAAACAGGTTAATTTGGATGATTCTGATGACGAAGAGGAAAGTATTGGTCCAGTAAAGGAATTGGAATTAAGAAGTTATCAGATGGAACTGGCAAGGCCGTCATTGGAGGGCAAGAACTCCGTTATTGTAGCTCCTACAGGGAGTGGCAAAACCCACGTTGCACTCTATATCATTAAG CACCACATGGAGAGCATCAAGTCCATCAGACATCCAAAGGTAATTTTCCTGGTGGAGCAAAGTGCCCTTGCCGAGCAGCAAGGCAAGCAGTGCACAACCTATCTTCCGtgtaaggtcaaggtcatcacTGGGGAATCCCAGAGGAATGAGAGAATGAAGTCCTTGAATGAGTGGATAGCAAG GCGTGATCTGCTGGTGGTGACCGCCCAGATTTTGTTGAATGCTTTGAGAGATGGTATTGTTAGTGTGACCGATTTCTCCCTGATGGTCTTTGATGAGTGTCACCATACCAACGACAACCATTCTTACAACATGATCATGAATCGGTACCTGGACATCAAGTTACAGGACAGAGAGAGGGCTAAAACCTTACCCATG ATAGTCGGAATGACTGCTTCGGTGGGCGTTGGAAAGGCTACAGAGGACATGAAGGCTAAAAGACACATTGAGAAGGTCTTGGCAAACATGGACGCAGAAATGATTGTCACAGTCACAGAGAATATAATGGAGCTCAAGAAATATGTCAACATACCTAAACAGA aacTATACAAGGTGACGAAAAGAGAGAAAGACCACTTTGGAACCCTTCTGCACAAACTGATGGATGCTACAGAAAAGTacatgaaaaattcaaaat ATCTAGAACAGGTCAGGAAGCCTGATACTGTGCTGAAGCCTCCCCTGGAGAAGGGCAGCGATCAGTACACACAGTGGGTTAGTATGCTGTGGAGAGAGACGGCCAAAATCCAGGACCAAGTTGCTGGAAGGTTCTTTGACACCTGTCGTAAATATCTAGAT TTATACAACAAAGCTCTGATTATCTACAAAGATGCCCGCCCTTCTGATGCCTTATCATTCATCCTTAAGGAGTTAAGAAAATGGGAACAAACAGTCATACCTGACGAAACAGAACTCAAAATGAAGCGAATGTTTGACA AGACAAAACCGACCTTGGAAAAATTAATCGATGATCCTAAACATAGAAATCCTAAACTAATGGCCTTGAGGCGTATGATCGGGGATTACTTCAAGGAGAATCCAGATGCCAGGGTCATTGTGTTTGTCAAGACCAGGGAACTGGTAAAGGCCATTGAAACCTACATGAAGGAGACTGAAGAACTGAGAATTCTAAACCCGATTCAATTTGTGGGTGTTCAAGCCAACAAAGAGAGTGGAG GAATGACCAAGGTGGAACAGGATGAAATCCTAGAACTGTTTAAAGAGGGAAACCACAAAGTTATCATAGCCACCTCAGTGGCGGAGGAAGGTCTGGACATCCAGAAATGTAGCCTGGTGGTGCGCTACGATCATGTGACCAATGAGATTGCTATGGTGCAGTCAAGAG GTAGAGGAAGGGCAGAAGACAGCAAGTATGTGGTTTTAGCTTCAGAAGACAGCAACACAATCAAGAAAGAGGAGCTAAATCAAATGCGAGAGATCATGATGAACCGAGCCATTGAAAGAGTACGGGCAGAGCTGAGCACGGACAAAGAGGCGGTGCTTCGTCGAGTCAGAGAAATCCAGCAGGCCGAGAAAGTCGCCAGAGACATTGCCCTCAAAAACCGCAAAGCTGCCCAGGCGAATTTGGGAGAATTCAAGATCACCTGCAATCCATGCCGAAACTTCATCTGCATGTCCACCGACATCAAGAAGATCGAAAACGCCCACCATGCGGCCATCAACGAGGACATCATGgaaaatgtcaaggtcatttcctcGGTTCCAGATTTCGAGAATGATGTCATCAGTTGTGGAGCAGGTAAAGTGTTCTGCAAAAAATGCGGGAACCCAGTGGGGAACGTGAGCATCTACAAGAACGCCCAGTTCTGTATTCTGAAGTGCGAGTGTTTGATCATGATCGACAGTGCAGGAAATGGTATCACCAAGAAACGGTGGAAACAAGCTCCCTTCATGGTGCCCCCGCTGACCCCGAGTGACCTTGAGAGGAGGATTCAAGGAGAAAAATACATTGAATGCTAA